Genomic DNA from Corallococcus macrosporus:
CTGCTTCACGGTGGCGCCGTCCTTCACGTCGATGCGGGACAGGTGGAAGTACGCGGTGTAGAGCCCCGCGCCATGGTGCAGCAGCACGGTGTTCCCGGACGCGTAGTTGTCGCGCACCATCACCACCGTGCCGTCGTTGGCGGCGACCACCGGCGAGCCCGTGGCGCCATCCAGGTCCACGCCGAAGTGCTGCGTCTGCAGCTTGCCGTTGAACGAGCGGCGGTCGCCGAAGGGCGCCGTCACCGTGGCCTCGCGCGGCCAGGCGAAGTTCTGGCCGAACAGCGGCGCGACGAAGGGCTGCGCGAACGCCGCGGCGAACGCCTTGCGGTCCGCCTCCATGCGCGCCTTCACCGCCTTGGGCGGCGACACGTACTTGTTGGCCACCTTCAGCTCGCGCTCGCGGAAGCCCGGCGCGCCCACGTGGAGCACGCCGGACAGCAGCACCGGCAGGCCGCGCCCGGAGGCCGTGACGTCCACCGGCACGCTGCCCTCCACCTGCTCCACCGGGAGGCTGGTGAGGGCCGCGTAGCCGTCGCTCCACGCGAAGAAGCGCAGGGGCCGGCCCGCGACCGTCCCCGAGGGGAGCGCGGACGCGCCGCTCACCGTCACCAGCACCGGGTCGCCCGGCTTCGGGTTGGCGGGCTGGAGCGACAGGCGCGGCCCGTCCACCGGCTTGACCTTCAGCGGCGCCAGCTCTCCCTGGACGACGACGCCCGGCGTGGGCGCGCCCGGGGCGCGCGTGCCTGACGCGGCGGAGGGACCGGTGGGCGTGTTGCCGGCGAGCGCCGGAGTCCCGGTGGCGAGCAGGGCGAGGACGAAGACGCGGGAGGCAGAGGGGTTCCGGGCGGGCATGGGCCGTTCTTTACACCACGCACGCGCGGAACCTTCCCGGACCGGCGTCGGGCGTGTTGGCTGTCTGCTTCTCTGCCCGGAAGGGCTCGTCTGGATGCCCTCTGGTCGACGTCCGCCCGGCCGTCCCGCGAGCAGGCGCCGGATTTGAACCATTGTCGGTACTTGGGTGCCCTGGGAGGCAAAACAGTGTTCCTGGCCGGACGAGCAGCAGGCAGCCGTGCCAGTTGCTCGCGCGTCAAGGCGTTACGGACGGCGAGGGGCTCCCTAGCTTTCCCACATCAACGCATCGCATCGACTTCGAAAGGGAGGGCGCGCATGCCTCGCTCCTACAGCTTCGACCACTTCCAGGTTCCCAAGACGCTGCCGCCGCAGAAGCGCAGCCTTCGTCAGCGCGACAAGGAGCACCTCGCCCAGTCGTCGCGGGTGACGGTGAACGACGACGAGGGCGTCCACTACGGCAAGAGCCACGCGCAGACCGAGGAAATCCTCATGGCGCGCAAGATGGAGCTCCAGCTGGAGGAGCTGGCCCGTCCGGAGGCGGACGCCAAGTTCTCCCACGGCCCGGTGTCCAAGGTGAGCGGCGCCGCGAAGAAGCAGCGCAAGGCGGCCGCTTCGCCCGTCATCGGGACGACGGCGCCCATCGGGGCCCTGCCGCCCACCCAGGAGCGTCCGCCGCAGGGCCGGCTGCCGGACCTGCTGGACGAGGCGCGCCGGCAGGTGAAGGCCATCCAGAGCGGCGTGGGCGACATCGCGTCCGCCGTGCAGCGGCTGGCGACGCTGCCGCTGGAGGCGGCGCGGCTGGCGGCCCGTCGCATCATCCCGGCCTGAAACCCGTAAGAGGAGGGTGGACCGCGCGTGGAGCTGACCCTGGTCTCGTACAACATCCACTCCGGCATCGGGGTGGACGGAGCCTTCGACCTGGAGCGCGTGGGCGCGGTGCTCCGCGAGGTGAACGCGGACATCATCGCCCTGCAGGAGGTGGGGGACTTCCGGGGCAAGACGCCCCGGGAGGACCAGCCCGAGCACCTGGCGCAGATGCTCGGGCTGCACATGGCGTTCGGACCCAACGTGGTCCGCAACGGCCGCCGCTACGGCAACGCCATCCTCAGCCGGCTGCCGGTGCTCAAGTCGAAGAACTACGACCTGAGCGTGCAGGGCCGTGAGCCCCGGGGCGCGCTGAGATGCGACCTGGACCTGGGCGGGGGCCAGCAGTTGCACGTCTTCTGTCTGCACCTGGGCCTGTCCGTGAGTGAACGGCGGCGGCAGGAGGCCCTGCTGCTGTCCGCCGACCTGCTCCGCGACGCGGCCCGCAAGGACCCCATGGTGGTGTGTGGGGATTTCAACTCCTGGGGCAACGGGCCGGTGTCCTCGCTCGTGCGCGAGGCCATCCACGACGCCGCGTTCGAATTGGGCGCCGCCGCGCGCACGTACCCCACGCGGCTGCCGCTGTTCCGGTTGGATCGCATCTACGTGGACTCAGGCGTGCGGCCCGTGTCGGTGACGCCGCACCGCTCGCCCTTGAGCCGGGTGGCGTCTGACCACCTGCCGCTGGTGATGCGCTTCGAGGCCCCCATCTCCGTGCAGCCTCCCGTCGCACCTCCGGTGCAGCTGATCGGCTAGGGGTGTGGCTTGGGCTAGGCTCACCAGCGTCCGGTATCTCGCGTTGAGTGGCCGACGCTGGCGAACGCCGGACAATTTCCTCGCGGCGCGGTTGTCGCGGGGAGGTGGGGTGCCTAGTTTGGCGCCCACGCGCACAGGGACGTGAGCGTCGGCCGGAGAGCGCATGCACGTGGGCAGTGAACAGACGGATCGCGGCGTGGCCGCGCTCGTCGGGCGCATGGCGGACGGCTTCAGTCGGTTGGTGACGCAGCACCTCCAGCTGGCGCGCGTGGAGCTGGCGGAGGACGCGAAGGCCATGGGCCTGGACGTGGCGAGCATCGCCGTGTTCGTGCCCTTCCTCCTCGTGGGTTACGCCTTCGTCTGCGGGGCGCTGGCGGCCGTGCTCGCTCCGTGGACGGGGTGGGCGGGCGCGCTGGCCATCGTGGGCGCGCTGAACCTGGTGGGAGGCGGCCTGGGCATCCTTCGCGCGGTGAAGCGCATGAAGACGCGCCAGATGATGGATGACAGCGTGAGCGAGCTGTCGCGCAGCATGGCGGCGCTCACCACGGCCCGCCCGCAGGTGGCGGCGGCGCCCGGGGTGAACACGCTGAAGGACACGACGGGAATGGCTTTCAAGGAGCCGCGGGATGGCCGCTAGCAATGGACACCTGCCGCGCACCAGCGCGGCGCTTCGCGAGGAAATCGAGCGCACCCGGGCCGACCTGGCCACGTCGGTGAGCGCGCTCCGGGTGGAGGTGGCGGAGGTCACCGACTGGCGTCAGTGGGTGCGCAAGCATCCGTACGCCTGCGTGGGCGGCGCCTTCCTCGTCGGTTACCTGGTGGGCTCGCGGCGCTCGGACGAGCGCCGGCGGGGCTGAGTGCAAAGACTTCAAGACGCAATCGGAAACGAACGCACAGCAGAGGGCTTCCCATGGAAATCAATCCGCAGCAGATGGCAGACCGGGCGCGGCACCTTCAGGAGCAGCTGCCGAACATGGACGAGGCGCGGCAGAACCTGGTGGACCTGAACCGTCAGGTCGTCGGGTTCATCAAGGCCAACCCCGGCACGTGCCTGTTGGGCGCCATCGCCGTGGGCTTCATCGTGGGCCGCATCGCCTCTCGCTAACCCGTTTCCTGGAAAGGGAGCACGGACATGAGCAACTATTCGGGAACGACGGGCAACGGCACGGCGGCGCACGGCGAGGACGCGGGCTTCGGCCAGCGCGTGGATCAGCTGGGCTCCGACGCGCAGCAGTTCATCGACAACGCGCGCAGCGCGGTGGCGGACCTGGGGCAGACGCTGGACCTGAAGGGGCGCGTGGAGCGCAACCCCTATGGCACGCTGGCCATCGCCGTGGGCGTGGGCTACGTGCTGGGCGGTGGCCTCTTCACGCCGCTGACCGGGCGCATCCTCAAGCTGGGCGTGCGGCTGGCCGCGCTGCCCTTCGTGAAGGATGAGCTGCTGGGCATGGCGGAGTCCGCCTTCCAGGGCTACCAGACGGGTCGTGGCACGCCGCCCTCGGGCAGCGTCTAGGATTCGAGCGCAAACCCCGCGTCTTTCCCCCGAAGTCATTTCACCGGAGTCGGACATGCTGAGCCTGAAGGACTTGAAGAAGCTGGACAGGGACGACGTGCTGGACCTCCTCGGCCTGGAGACGCGCCGCACGACGGCGGAGTCGGCGCTGCCGGCGCTGGGCATCTTCGCGGCCGGCGTCCTGGTGGGCGTGGGCGTGGGCATGCTGCTCGCGGACAAGCCGGGCACGGAGCTGCGCGGCGACCTGCGCCAGCGCATCCAGGGAGGCCAGGACAAGCTGGCCACGGCCATCAACAACGCGCGCGGCGGGGACACCCAGCAGCAGGGCGCGGGCTCCACGGTGCCGCCGGGTCAGCGGACGACCTGATTCCAGGCAGTGTGTGAAGTCCACGGAGGGCCTCTTCCCGCGCGAGCGGGGAGGGGCCTTCGTGTTTGCGCGGCAGGAGAGGGGAATGGCGTAGGCTTTCCGGCCATGTCCCGTTTGCGCGTGCTGTGGGTGTCATTGTTGGGCCTGGCCCTGGTGCGGTGCACCGTGCCGTCGCTGGAGGACCTCTGGAGGGAGAAGGGGTTCTGCGCGGCAGGGGACGAGGACTGCGGCATGTTGCGCATCCGGGTGGACGCGCAGGGATTCGAGCCCGGGTGTCTGAAGTTCGAGGCGAAGGAGGCCGGGCGGGACGCGACGCTCACGGCGACGGTGCCGTACCGGGGCACGGCGAGGGCAGGGAAGACGCTGACGCAGGGGTTCTCTCCACCGAAGGACTGGGGACTCGGCGTGACG
This window encodes:
- a CDS encoding endonuclease/exonuclease/phosphatase family protein — protein: MELTLVSYNIHSGIGVDGAFDLERVGAVLREVNADIIALQEVGDFRGKTPREDQPEHLAQMLGLHMAFGPNVVRNGRRYGNAILSRLPVLKSKNYDLSVQGREPRGALRCDLDLGGGQQLHVFCLHLGLSVSERRRQEALLLSADLLRDAARKDPMVVCGDFNSWGNGPVSSLVREAIHDAAFELGAAARTYPTRLPLFRLDRIYVDSGVRPVSVTPHRSPLSRVASDHLPLVMRFEAPISVQPPVAPPVQLIG
- a CDS encoding phage holin family protein, yielding MHVGSEQTDRGVAALVGRMADGFSRLVTQHLQLARVELAEDAKAMGLDVASIAVFVPFLLVGYAFVCGALAAVLAPWTGWAGALAIVGALNLVGGGLGILRAVKRMKTRQMMDDSVSELSRSMAALTTARPQVAAAPGVNTLKDTTGMAFKEPRDGR
- a CDS encoding YtxH domain-containing protein, coding for MLSLKDLKKLDRDDVLDLLGLETRRTTAESALPALGIFAAGVLVGVGVGMLLADKPGTELRGDLRQRIQGGQDKLATAINNARGGDTQQQGAGSTVPPGQRTT
- a CDS encoding DUF3618 domain-containing protein, with product MAASNGHLPRTSAALREEIERTRADLATSVSALRVEVAEVTDWRQWVRKHPYACVGGAFLVGYLVGSRRSDERRRG
- a CDS encoding M23 family metallopeptidase; translation: MPARNPSASRVFVLALLATGTPALAGNTPTGPSAASGTRAPGAPTPGVVVQGELAPLKVKPVDGPRLSLQPANPKPGDPVLVTVSGASALPSGTVAGRPLRFFAWSDGYAALTSLPVEQVEGSVPVDVTASGRGLPVLLSGVLHVGAPGFRERELKVANKYVSPPKAVKARMEADRKAFAAAFAQPFVAPLFGQNFAWPREATVTAPFGDRRSFNGKLQTQHFGVDLDGATGSPVVAANDGTVVMVRDNYASGNTVLLHHGAGLYTAYFHLSRIDVKDGATVKQGEALGLVGNTGRVTGPHLHWGVKADDRWVDGQTLLKLDFTGAPEAPGVATNAPGLGNP